A window of Gimesia sp. genomic DNA:
TGCACTGAGGGGAGCATCAATATTTCACCATTTTCACGCTTGAGCTGCGCGCACCAGGCCCAGTCATGGGCAGGAGAATCTCGGTAGTGGCTACGCCAGTATTTAGGCGTGCGATCTTTCCAGTACATCAGGCAACCTGTACCACAATAGTCGACCGACGTGATTTTGTCGCCCAGTTCTTTAAAAGCTTTGACGATATGTTCTTCATCAAAATAACCGCCGACAAACTGTGACTCGACATGCCGACTGCGGTAGCAGCCTGAGACTGCATTCGGCGGAATCCAGCCTGTCATCAGGTTTTCCGATAGCTCTTTTCCAGCTTCGAGCGGGACCAGAATGTCGTCTTCTATGATCCAGTGGATCTCGCCTTGCATTTCTGCTTTGAGTCGATTGCAGGCATGGGCCATGAACTGGGCCACTTTGTTTCTTCTGTCCCGTTCAGTTGTGTAGTGATATTTAACAGGGTGTGGTACGACTCTGATTGATTCAAAAATATTGAGATAGCGGTAGGCTTCTCTTCTGATTTGTTCGAGTGTTCGCGGGTCGTTGGAGTTGTCCAGGAGAACCAGTTCAACCGGCTCCTGTGTGTTGATCAGTTTGACTGCCTGGGAAACCGCCGATATCCACTGGGGAAAGTAGTCGACCAGACGCCCGCTGATGATCGACCCGACACTGAGTCGGGTGCAGATCTGTCTCATGCGGGGGAGCATCGATTCCTGGCGTTCCTCTTTTTTGGTTTGAATGTTGGCAGACCAGGATCCGGGGTGTTGGCGGTAGAGCAGCACAGCCTGACTTTTC
This region includes:
- a CDS encoding glycosyltransferase; its protein translation is MEQLENQTKFQANPEQSLVSIVIAARNNGPFLAEAIESALNQSVECEVIYVDDCSFDNSLKIASRYQDQGLKVIRSQFHRGVCDARNRGASFAKGDYLLFLDGDDVLQTDYVQKHLDTITPQTPFVYGSAEAFGNFSTFWDAPEWDEGRLWLRNFVNTSALWNRHAFETAGGWRNKINTMWDWDLALRGARLGTPAKSQAVLLYRQHPGSWSANIQTKKEERQESMLPRMRQICTRLSVGSIISGRLVDYFPQWISAVSQAVKLINTQEPVELVLLDNSNDPRTLEQIRREAYRYLNIFESIRVVPHPVKYHYTTERDRRNKVAQFMAHACNRLKAEMQGEIHWIIEDDILVPLEAGKELSENLMTGWIPPNAVSGCYRSRHVESQFVGGYFDEEHIVKAFKELGDKITSVDYCGTGCLMYWKDRTPKYWRSHYRDSPAHDWAWCAQLKRENGEILMLPSVHCGHVQTPENILY